The nucleotide window CAATACCTGCATTGAATCTTGCATTGCCACCCATGATACACCCACATTCTCTTACATTTTATTCTAAGATTCCCTGAATTCTTCTACCTAAAGAGGAAATACAAGTCAATAAAAATGAGGTAACTACAATTCCTGAGACAACAGCTACTTCTGGGGCCACAGTTAATCTTTGTCTACCTCCTCCAACTTCTTATTCCAAATTCCCCTGATTTTCATCCAGAAATGTGTATATGGTCTAATTTGCATGCCTGACAAGTTTTCAAAAAATCTGCAGGGTCATAACTCTTATGGAACATGAATGCCTCAAAAGATACCCTGAACAATCCGTTGAGGTTTGAACATATTCCTGCATGCCCCATTGTGTAACAGAAATACTAGCTCCTAGAGGTATGTTTGCTGCAAGCTAATTATTCTTAGGATCCAATGCCTTTAACTTACAACGGCCTCCTCTAAAGACCTCTACTTAATTTCttattagtaatttttattttctttttatgaagaATCTCTTCCCTCATTTTGTAGGCTTCAGGCTCAACAAAATCTGGATATGTCAGGGTCAATTACTCCAAGTACAGTAATTCCCTTTTTACCTGTTAATCCACTGGTTTAAGACATCTAAATGCATAGCAGCAGCTGCTTTCAGGTTAGTGTAATACATATTATATCTCCTGATAGATGTGTTACCCCAGGAGAAATGACTTCTAACCTGACAAAGCTTAAAGTTGGAGAATCATCAACCATAAATTCATGACTGGCCACTAGGAATGATGTGAAAGGAACCAATCCTACTTCCAGGCTTTGGTTCTTGGATTGATGTATGACAGTTCTTAAGACACAGCACCATAGATGGCTAATTGGGTTAATGAAGATATTAAACCCTGAAGGATACACTCTTAAACCTAATGTAGCACCATAGGTGAGCTTTTAACATTCTGGTTCTATTCTACTAGGTGAGCTGCCTCTGGGTTATATGGTACAAAATAGAAGACtgtgaatactttaaaaaaacatattattACATCTCCCATGCCATTACACTGGTCATGTGTCTGAACTAATATTGAATGGAATGCCAGGTCAGGAGAAAATTCCTCTGTATATCCTCAGATAATGCTACATGCAGAATCATTGTGACCCAGACACAGCCATGAAGGGCAATGGTGGTGTTCAATGATTCTCTCTAACAAAGATGAAAAGCTCATCTCTGTTTTGTATAAAAATGTGGTTGATACCATTgtcaaccaaaataaaaaaaaaggaggtaaaaTTAATATAAGTAGAATTTATTTGAACCAAATATGAGGACTATAGTGCTGGAGAAATAGATTCAAATTGCTCTAAAATATGCTCTattagcagcagttacaagtgggtttttaaagaaaaaaaaagaggaggccgTTTCTAAATTATTTACTATGAACCACTATTAAAATAAGATAAGATAttgattggctatacattgttgtttgtaacacaaattcTGGGAACATGAACATACTGGATGAGGCAGCTAATCAGAAAActacagggaagaaaaagaacaaaatgtctTTATACAATTGCCCCAGGCATGAGCAGGTATTGGAGGCATGACTGAATGCTCAAGTCTCTCTAGGCCTGATATATTTTGCATACTTCACATAGTACAGACTGCTCTGAGCTATTTTTCTTTGCCCACTAGGCAATCTTTCTCAAGGGTTATCAGATGCTTTAAGCAGAAAACTATGGCAGAGTAAATTTGGGGAGGTGCATAAACATGTCTTGCTCCCTCACTTCTTTCAGGTCTTGAAACTACCTTCATAACTTGAATGAAAACCCACAAGGTTAGAATTGTGGTAGGGGCCTGAGTGCTGCTAAGATGTAGGCAGAGTTTAAACATAATCAGTCATTGTTCCCCTcgcttgccttttgtttttttgagacggagtctcgctctgttacccaggctagagtgcagtggtgtgatctcagctcactgcaagctctgcctcccgggttcatgccattctcctgcctcagcctccagagtagctgggactacaggcgcccaccaccacgaccggctattttttttgtatttttagtaaagacggggtttcaccgtggtcttgatctcctgacctcgtgatccgcctgcctcggcctcccaaagtgctgggattacaggcttgagccaccgtgcctggccgcttacctttttaaaattgcttactgctcaggagtcacATAACCAGTGATCACAAGACCTGTAACTCTATGAATtgttcctatagataacatcactactgTGAAATCAAAGACTCATCTTTGACACATTTTTCAAACTTTGCATTCTACTGAACCAGCTGATGCCACTTGGATTAGTGACCCATACCAAGAAATTGAATCAACTGGTTCTGTGACCTTcatccaggaactgactcagtgcaaaaaaaaaaaattttcaacaccCCTGtgattttatccctcacccaACAAATAAACAGTACCCACTCCCTAGCCTCCTGCTGATCAAGCCATCACTAAAAATCCTAACCTGCAAAACTCGGGGGAGGCAGCTTTGAGACATACCTCCCATCTCCTTGCCAAGCTGCCCTTTATTATAAAAACTCTTTTTCTGCTGCAACAACTGCTGTCTCCCTGTATTGGCTTTTCTTgtgcagcaggcaagaagaaccAGGTGGGGTTGTAAGAGTGTCTTCTCAAATATGAAGGCTACACCTCTGTGACATTTCTTCATATCCAACTTTTTCTTCATTAGTTTTCTTTGAAACACACATCATCTAACACATTACATATTTAcatactcattttatttatttatttattttttattttatttttttgttgttgttgagacaaggtctccctcggTCACCCAtcctgagtgcaatggcatgaccatggttcactgcagactcaagctctctgggctcaggtggtcctcctacctcagcctctcaagtagctgggactataggctcatgccactacacccagctaatttttctattttttttgtagagacaaggttttgccacattgtgcaggctggactcaaactcctgggctcaagaaatccatcacccttggcctcccaaagtattgggattaaaggcatgagccactgtacccagcctacaTACTCATTTTAAATGCCATAGTACCACTctaaaatgtaagcttcatgaagtCATGTATTTGTTATTGTTTAACTCAGTACCTAAAACAAGGTACATATTTGGTTCTCAACATACATTTcaaaaacatataaatacatgCATTTGAGGAGTAGACTTTAGAGTCATTGAGgtctttataaataataatgtatcattCAGAAATGGCAGAGCTGATTAGGAAATCACTGTTGGGAACACAGGTGATCATCAGAAGGATTTGCAACAGAGAAGAAGGCCTGAAACACAGGCACTCCCTGTTCTTCAGTCATAGTCAGTGGATTAGATTTGGGAAGTAGGGTTAAAGGATTGAAGTTTCCttttaagtgaaaatttaaatgaaaataaaagtttaaaaaatgtgtgatctcggctgggcacagtgactcacgcttgtaatcctagtactttgggaggccaaggtgggtggattgtctgagctcaggagttcaagaccagcctgggcaacactgaaaccccatctctattaaaacacagaaaattagctggacgtgggggcgtgtgcctgcagtcccagctactcgggaggctgaggcagaagaattgcttgaatccaggaagcagaggttgcagtgagtggagatcacgccaccgcactccaacctgggcgacagagcaagactctgtcaaaaaaaaaaaaaaaaaaattataatctcaACCTAATTTTTGGAGAAGAGATATGTAGAATtacttttaaagagatttattgaTTCCTGAACCAGCAAGATTGAATCATACAACATTAACATTTTAAGGAACAAAtatttcaatcaaaagaaaaggtaAGTTTAGTTAGCCAAAGAAATGATATATAGATTTGAGAATTACAGTGTGATAACTTATCAGCGCTTATATAAACATTATCCATGGGATGAGGTTGGCTGATTCAATAACAGAAAAACCTTAGTACCAGTGACATCTGTAAAATGTTAATACTGACAGGAATGGACATTTCCGCCTGTCTTAGCCCAATACATTAAATATTCAAATGACGTAACTGTTATAAATCCATGTCACTCATGCAGTTTTTTGTTAGTAAAATAAAGTTTCTTTCATGGCttccttttaaaaagataagatgCAAGGAGTCTTTTTGGAACATTTATGCATAgtaatattgatttattttcatttgaaagagttttttctttttcaaaaaaaaaaaaaagactcaatatGAATGTTACCCAAATTCTATAAagtaagaaatgttttaattttaaaacagtaggAAGGACACAAACACAGAATAACTCATTTAAATTTAGTACACTTAGCTTTATGAAAATTCACTATATAATTGCACTCATTTTTCCCTATTTTGGAACAGACacgtacatttattttaaaaaattgggacCTGATACCTGCCATTGTTTAAGAACAAGGCTGAATGACCCTCCTGTATAATCTCACAGGGTCACGACTCATAGCACTCCTCGCACTGTATTATAATGGCCTGTTCACTTGTGTACTGGATTTGCATTAATTTAGAATCATAGTCAGAGGacatcatgtttttatttttgtaaatgataAAATCTCATTTTGACCTTTAACAGGGTGAGTTGTCAGAGAAAACTTCTTCTAAATGATTTTGGTAGGAACATTTTTGTTCTTAGGGATGTAAGATGATTCCAAATGGCATgctttatttcagaaaatgtggGCATATGACCGTTGATCTTTAAAGTGGCCATTTCTGAGCTGCTCATTACTCATCATCCCATGCCTACTACCCCCACCCCTATTTAAATGTGTGTTTGCCTTTAGGCTACTAGAACGGTGCCACTGGCCTTTTCTCAAGCTCCCAAGACAGAATATCTACTTGtttcacaggcacatgccatcaaaTGCCTCCAAAACCCTTTTGGATTTGTGCAGGAGTGAGGCACAGGTTGCTGCCACTAGTGGAAGTCTGTCACTGATTCCATTGTCTATTCTGGATATGTCATTTCTAATCCCTCCAACTCCCTCATTCCATCATCAGCAACCCAGCCTCATTTCCTGAATGACTTATTCCATGTGATTAAAAGTCTTGATAGTTCTCCTCAGTAGAAAAAATGAAGGTAATAATTCCCTGGACTCATATTTGAGTTTCATTATGCTTGTAATGGTGGGAAGGTTGGAGTAGAAAAGGAGTTGAAAAAACAAttctcttaatttcattttttttctgagtgtcCTACAGGAGTGACAGAAAGCCAGAAATTATTCTTTGATTAAatcatttttctatatttgtctATCTCCCTATTATACCACAAGTTCTTTGGTACAGGGACATTTTGccctttactgatttttaaaggcCTACTTAGAAATTGGAACATAGAAAATGCTCAAaaaaatcacatgaacccagaaggcagaggttgcagtgagccgagatcaggccactgcacttcagcctgggcgacacagtgagactttatctcaaaaaaaaaaaaaagaaaagaaaatgctcaaaaaatatttgctcaatgaatgaatgaacttgtGAAACAGTGTTAGCTTTAAAGTCAATGCCACTTAATATCAGCAGAGTATATGGGTTTCCTATGGAAATTTCTGGATAGACTATAAGTACCAAGTCCCCTCAGCATTTACATTCATCaatgtaaattttaaagtagTAAGAAATTTGTGTGTAGATGTCTTTGACAAAACAGTTCATTTGAATCCATTCCTGAAGCACAGGTTAATGCTTAAATACTGCCAAACTAACTTTCTAAAACATGAACTATTAAGGGACAGATTACATCCATTGACATCTTTTCAGGTGCcatgtgctttttattttgagaattataTAATTGCTGTTTAATatgccttatatattttttttctgtcaggcTTCTGAGTCTATTCTATGAGCATTTGCATAATGTTGCACTTGTGAGTAATGTGGTTAGTTTAGTTAAAGCAGGCTAGCTATACATCAAACATTCAAGGTCCCCTTTCAATGGTGTAGATTTTTCACTAAGCACTGGTTATCCCGTCAAATCTATGCTTCCTAGCTTGGGCTACCATTAGATCTTGGCCATGTATTTGACTGTATATTTGACCAACGTTCAATAAGTAGAGTGGTTGTAAAAGTGATGATCACCACTCCCAGGCCTGGCCACAAAACTCCAATGCAAATCTCTTTTCTGATCCCTTTCCAGCTGGGTAGAGTGAGTATAGCCCCCAACACCatttggaagagagagagagcctcTGTCACTCTAGAACATGGACAACTGCAAAGTGGAAGGCCACCCACCGACCTGCTCAGCCACCATCTCACAGAGTAAGGAAGACAATCCTCCAGGCATAACACATATTCCCAGGGTATTTTTTACATCATTAGCATATACTTGAAGGGTTAAATCAGTTCACTATGGTAGACAGCTCCAGATTCCTGATGTACCTCACAGGGAGGAAATCATATTTATTAGAAATCAACAATTAGGTCTAGAGTGGAAAAACATCAAATCTTACTCAAATCAAAATCAACAATTAGATCCAGAGTGGAAAAAAAGCAAATCTTAATCACACCTTACTTTTGGTGGCTGTTTAGTGAACCACCAAACAAGGCTTGTCTCaaaaatttgtagagaaaaaaacaaacaattaaaaaaaaaaaaactttggtatTTGCTGAATAATCCTAAAACTAGCAATGGTTATGTGATACTGTATTGACAATAGCTTTAAATGATCAAAAATGGTTTCAGAATCAGATGTCTCACTATAAAAACGGAGCACAAAGTGAATGAGCAAAACTGATGCTATGCTACCAATGAACCCAGGAAGAACGGTGGTCCTGAGAACAGTGTCCTCCAGGTGCCCTCAGCAGAGCAGCTTTCAACAAACTGCACTCTGGTGTTTTACTACCATCAGAAGTGAAGGACCATTATGTGAGCTGTGCTGTGAAATCTGAAAATACCACTCCAAGGGGTGTTTTTTGGAAGTGAGTTCATGCCACATCCCAGCATATACTTTAAAAGGACCCTTGGGGAAAATTTTTTTCAGgtataaaaatcagaaatagtTGTACTTTTCCTGAAAAACTGGCTTGCCTTTCTTCTATGGACATTAAGTATTGTGTAACTGATCTTGTTTGCTTCCTCCCTTGTAAGAAAGCTTAGAGTCAATTTACCCGTTCATCTCTAGCAGGCATAGCTGCCCCGCACGTTGCATTTTTGTGGGAAAAAGCTCACTAAggctttatcttattttttttatttttttttttgagacggagtctcgctttttcacccaggctggagtgcagtggcgcaatctcggctcactgcaagctctgcctcctgggttcacgccattctcctgcctcagcctctccgagtagctgggactacaggcgcccgccaccacgcccggctaattttttgtatttttagtagagacggggtttcaccgtggtctcgatctcccgacctcgtgatccgcccgcctcaggcctcccaaagtgctgggattacaagtgtgagccaccgtgcccggccggctttatcttattttttatggcAAAACCGTATGCTAATATTTCTTATTTCCCCATTTCCCTGATTAATTTTCCATGCCATGGTATCCTAGCTCTTTATAGTCTCTCAAAACACAGTCCAATTTAAACATATGAATGTATCTTCTCATACTCAGAATTCATAAGCTATTTACATTAATTAAATATTCCAGATAAATACAGCAAATTGACAATATAGTTCTTTTAGCGTTATATTGCACCAGGAAATatacaaatgataaaataaataaattcaacctTCATGAGAATCTTGACATGTTCTGTTagtgcaaaataaaaaacaaaatgctagCTACCAGCATTTCATTCATAAATCTCATCTATCCATTaggcaatttttttcttcaattgttTTGTCTAAACAAGTTAACTGAGCTCAGAAAACCAAATAAGATTCAACTGAGGTATATGTCTTAAGCATCAAATACCATAGAAAACAAAGCAAGCTTAGGATAAGCAATCCAAGAGCCAGAGGCAAGTTCTTAAGATGAATTTCTCCCTAAGCCAGAGAGAAATAagaggatttttcttttaagcaCCAGGAAGGGGCAGTGAGGAGACCTGCAAGACAAGTTTACACATCCCCAAAGGTTTTTAGGCTTCAGTCATAATCATGCAATGCATAAGCAGTAATATAAGCCCAGTTTACACTATTTCTAAGCCATTAATGCTTTTATGCACTGTAAAAAACACTGGAGAAAGAACATACTAAAAACGTGAGAAGTTGAAAATATTTGCTCAACTGTGTAACTGTTGAATTGCACATATTGATTGTAACAGTGTTTATTTTGAATGCATTTTTCTACTGAGAATAGAAAAGTATGGGGTAATAAATACTTatataaatatttccttctatagAGTACCACAGAGGAAAGGGTAGCTTTCTATAATGAAATTCTCCATGTGATCTCTACTTTGCTTCTTACTATTGCTCTGAGGGCTTTTTCACTAGGTGCATATCAATTCCATTTCCCCTTGGTTTAGCTAAGGAAGATTTAAAATTCTCCAAATGATTCTTACTATTAAATTGAAGGGGATAATCATGGCGCCTCTCAGAACAACTGTGTTGTTGTGGAGCCTCTTGAGGAGTTCTCCAGGCGTGGAACGAGTGTGTTTCCGGGCTCGAATCCAGCTCTGGCACGGTGGCCTGCTCCAACCGCTACCTTGCTCTTTCGAGATGGGGCTGCCACGCCGCCGGTTCAGCTCTGAGGCCGCAGAATGTGGTAGCCCAGAGACCAAGAAACCTACATTTATGGATGAGGAAGTTCAAAGCTTACTCACGAAAATGACAGGCTTGAACTTGCAGAAGACTTTTAAGCCAGCTATACAAGAACTGAAGCCACCAACCTATAAGCTAATGACTCAGGCACAGTTGGAAAAGGCTACAAGACAGGCAGTTGAGGCAGCTAAAGTACGATTAAAAATGCCACCAGTTCTGGAAGAGCGAGTACCAATAAATGATGTATTAGCTGAAGATAAGATTTTGGAAGGAACAGAAACAACCAAATATGTGTTTACTGATATATCATATGGCATACCACACCGGGAGCGTTTTATTGTCGTCAGAGAACCAAGTGGCACACTACGCAAAGCCTCTTGGGAAGAACGGGACCGAATGATACAAGTTTATTTCCCAAAAGAAGGTCGTAAAATTTTGACACCAATAATTTTCAAGGAAGAAAATCTTAGGACTATGTATAGCCAGGACAGGCATGTTGATGTCCTCAATCTCTGCTTTGCCCAGTTTAAGCCAGATTCCACTGAGTATATCAAGGTTCATCACAAGACCTATGAAGATATAGATAAATGTGGAAAATATGACCTTTTACGTTCAACAAGATACTTTGGTGGAATGGTGTggtattttgtaaataataaaaagattgatGGTTTGCTGATTGACCAGATTCAGAGAGATTTAATCGATGATGCAACCAACTTGGTCCAGCTGTGTCACATGCTCCATCCAGACGGCCAGTCGGCTCAAGAGGCCAAGGATCAGGCTGCTGagggaataaatttaatcaagatCTTTGCAAAAACAGAAGCACAGAAGGGAGCCTATATAGAACTAACACTGCAAACTTATCAAGAAGCACTCAGTCGCCATTCTGCAgcttcctaaaatatttttaaaatacatttattttactaaaaaaataaaataaaataaaataaataaattgaaggaAAGTAATACAAAGTGCAATAaagtataaatacaaaaaaagc belongs to Symphalangus syndactylus isolate Jambi chromosome 4, NHGRI_mSymSyn1-v2.1_pri, whole genome shotgun sequence and includes:
- the LOC129481265 gene encoding small ribosomal subunit protein mS22-like; translation: MAPLRTTVLLWSLLRSSPGVERVCFRARIQLWHGGLLQPLPCSFEMGLPRRRFSSEAAECGSPETKKPTFMDEEVQSLLTKMTGLNLQKTFKPAIQELKPPTYKLMTQAQLEKATRQAVEAAKVRLKMPPVLEERVPINDVLAEDKILEGTETTKYVFTDISYGIPHRERFIVVREPSGTLRKASWEERDRMIQVYFPKEGRKILTPIIFKEENLRTMYSQDRHVDVLNLCFAQFKPDSTEYIKVHHKTYEDIDKCGKYDLLRSTRYFGGMVWYFVNNKKIDGLLIDQIQRDLIDDATNLVQLCHMLHPDGQSAQEAKDQAAEGINLIKIFAKTEAQKGAYIELTLQTYQEALSRHSAAS